One segment of Pyricularia oryzae 70-15 chromosome 3, whole genome shotgun sequence DNA contains the following:
- a CDS encoding cytochrome b-c1 complex subunit Rieske, whose product MAPLTTATRAITRCAASPSKAVTTAARALSTTPAQNGSSGASFSSPFRGEQKSTQIPDFKKYMAPKGSSTSNAVFSYFMVGAMGAISAAGAKSTVQEFLVNMSASADVLAMAKVEVDLTTIPEGKNVIIKWRGKPVFIRHRTGREIDEANKIDVASLRDPEADSDRVKKPEWLVMLGVCTHLGCVPIGEAGDFGGWFCPCHGSHYDISGRIRKGPAPLNLEIPAYDFPEDDKLVIG is encoded by the exons ATGGCGCCCTTGACGACCGCCACCCGCGCAATCACGCGCTGCGCAGCGTCGCCCTCCAAGGCCGTGActaccgccgcgcgcgccctgAGCACGACGCCGGCCCAGAACGGCAGCTCGGGTGCCAGCTTCTCCAGCCCCTTCCGCGGCGAGCAGAAGTCGACCCAGATCCCCGACTTTAAGAAGTACATGGCCCCCAAGGGCTCGTCGACCAGCAACGCCGTCTTCTCGTACTTCATGGTCGGTGCCATGGGTGCCATCTCGGCCGCCGGTGCCAAGTCGACCGTCCAGG AGTTCCTGGTCAACATGTCTGCTTCCGCGgacgttttggccatggccaaggtcgagGTTGATCTGACCACCATCCCCGAGGGCAAGAAC GTCATCATCAAGTGGCGTGGAAAGCCCGTCTTCATTCGCCACCGTACCGGCCGTGAGATTGACGAGGCGAACAAGATCGACGTTGCCTCATTAAGAGATCCCGAGGCCGACAGCGACCGTGTCAAGAAGCCCGAGTGGCTCGTTATGTTGG GTGTCTGCACACATCTTGGTTGTGTCCCCATTGGCGAGGCTGGCGACTTTGGCGGTTGGTTCTGCCCCTGCCACGGATCTCACTACGACATTTCCGGACGTATAAGGAAAGGACCTGCTCCCCTGAACCTCGAGATTCCCGCGTACGACTTCCCCGAGGACGACAAGCTGGTCATTGGTTAA
- a CDS encoding nucleoporin Nup157/170, which yields MATQTPMREVPGAFLATPAIAARNDRVSRQLFDTSRPSAGSRTSSSTALGVRMSSPRAGAMTSVTSGQGTDAAAPLPPLLKAAKSVKGVLQQDESYPDLDSVCRPGATSDYDLQFADSPLAPFQRAQMYPIPDRIFETLNMSNLTTKLGLFAEIGYAYACIDNALLMWNFSQPNPEIIGFEDQPHSIQTVALVPPKPGVFLSSITHILVVATSQDLILLGIAASSSPNGLKTIELYSTKMALGTPSSHVSHIVGTSAGRIFFGSSDETDIYELCYQQEEKWFSGRCSRINHSQPGWSSVMPRLPASLDIWSPQKNEFLIDIKVDNSRNLLYTLSNKSTIRTYHIETPDRLTCVITKEKNHCLRDVTHWNHPSPLLTDAMAIVAISPIPATEASKLHLMALTSTGCRLFLSATSSASYMINTSSSLAPQSMQVQFVKFPPKDLNRDRRNTGYDSSGDSLTDLQSRSLEVSELGFRFPPGYFIDFVRKPGTPDTTTIFASAPETGRIKAIGAASALKFYEHANWIDIGPKTVALDVGLINKPFAAAKQPLGFGNELAVQFDEDPCEFAILTNSGIYSVRRRRFVDIFANTMRVTVGEESLDKDIRKFIQLYGRVETVSAALAVACGQGTDLRTGTSRVMDQGTADRAKSVFVNFGGQPLLAESDGAISPESVKLSSRHDALALYLTRLIRSLWKAKVITARVDANAVGGVVVSSTISTAKLTIVQENIERLRNFLNTNKGIIQGLSGPADLQRVSSRQEEVALQAEHQALHALQKLMESISEGISFVLMLFDERVTDIFLRLESNTRDELKELTYESLFSQPAGKDLAKLLVKAIVNRNIESGSNVETVADALRRRCGSFCSPDDVIIFKAQEQLKRASEQTLNHSSQRTLLSESLRLFERVAGNLTYANLRSAAEQYTDLKYYAGAIRLCLVVAKEKDRGNAALAWINENKPANDPREKIHTERQRCYDLVHAVLERLDAESSKEPELVDGKPSLAATKRMEAYSVVNDSDDEVFHFGLYAWYVEQNWTDRILAIDSPHVITFLKRLAGSDVRHAELLCRFYTHRGQFYDAAQVQAELANSEFDIGIKDRITLLSRAKGNASVMGAGGNRQQQQLLSHEISELLEIAHIQDDLLERLKADPRIADERKMEIEKVLDGQIQGLTELFNTYADPACYYDLCLLVYHAADYHNTRLIADTWKNLIDATHREILERHEAYNEYENSGGRLPPGVTVPPSPPPLPYEAVSMQIQNIAHRTSLDTMIFPIDTLLPIVCEYAVAESQDESIGADNSWPVLLFLQLQVSQSVIVKILERIFDAQEAPFTGRKKRIVAEWINAAVESWLREVERQGSGKQDGALSSWVFELLGRVDEEMLQLARSVRDSSVKQSAEKVGFRARQLRNTVDRAMRSTNVTGSMRYL from the exons ATGGCTACCCAAACGCCGATGCGCGAGGTGCCTGGCGCATTTCTCGCGACCCCAGCCATAGCCGCGAGAAACGATCGCGTCAGTCGGCAGCTCTTTGATACCAGCCGACCATCAGCAGGATCAAGAACGTCTTCTTCAACTGCGCTTGGTGTCAGGATGAGCTCTCCTCGGGCTGGGGCAATGACTTCTGTCACCTCTGGGCAAGGCACAGATGCTGCAGCTCCGTTACCGCCCCTCTTGAAAGCGGCCAAGTCAGTCAAGGGCGTTTTGCAGCAGGATGAAAGCTACCCAGATCTCGATTCTGTTTGTCGAC CTGGCGCAACCTCGGATTATGATTTGCAGTTCGCCGACTCCCCGCTTGCGCCTTTCCAGAGGGCTCAAATGTACCCGATCCCCGACCGAATCTTCGAGACTCTTAATATGAGCAACTTGACGACGAAGCTGGGTCTGTTTGCAGAGATCGGCTATGCATACGCCTGCATCGATAACGCGCTGTTGATGTGGAACTTTAGCCAgcccaaccctgaaattatTGGATTTGAGGACCAACCGCACAGCATACAGACCGTAGCGCTCGTGCCACCGAAACCTGGCGTATTTCTCAGTAGCATAACGcacatcctggtggttgctACATCGCAAGACTTGATCTTGCTTGGAATTGCTGCGTCTAGCAGCCCCAACGGCCTGAAGACGATAGAACTTTACTCGACCAAGATGGCTCTCGGCACTCCATCGAGCCATGTCAGTCATATAGTTGGCACGTCTGCCGGGCGCATTTTCTTCGGAAGCAGCGACGAAACAGACATCTACGAGCTTTGCTACCAACAAGAAGAGAAGTGGTTCTCGGGCCGTTGTAGCAGGATCAACCACTCTCAGCCTGGCTGGTCCTCGGTCATGCCAAGGCTGCCTGCGTCCCTCGATATCTGGTCGCCGCAGAAGAACGAGTTTCTGATCGACATAAAAGTCGACAACTCTAGGAATCTTCTCTATACTCTTTCCAACAAGTCGACCATCAGGACCTACCACATAGAAACCCCCGATCGTCTCACATGTGTCATTACCAAGGAGAAAAACCACTGTTTGCGAGATGTCACTCACTGGAACCATCCATCGCCGTTGCTGACGGACGCCATGGCCATCGTAGCCATCAGCCCGATCCCAGCCACGGAAGCATCAAAATTGCATTTGATGGCATTGACCAGCACAGGCTGCCGTCTTTTCCTCAGCGCTACAAGCTCGGCCTCGTACATGATCAACACCTCATCTAGCTTGGCGCCGCAGTCGATGCAGGTTCAGTTTGTCAAGTTCCCGCCCAAGGATCTTAACCGGGACAGGCGCAACACTGGATATGATTCATCAGGAGACTCCCTCACCGATCTGCAGTCTAGGAGTCTGGAAGTAAGTGAGCTCGGCTTCAGATTCCCACCAGGCTACTTTATCGACTTTGTCAGGAAGCCCGGAACTCCCGATACGACGACAATATTTGCTTCGGCGCCGGAAACGGGGCGCATCAAGGCTATTGGCGCTGCATCAGCCCTCAAGTTCTACGAGCACGCCAACTGGATCGATATTGGACCAAAAACTGTCGCTCTCGACGTGGGCCTGATCAACAAACCATTCGCAGCCGCCAAGCAGCCCTTGGGTTTTGGAAACGAGCTGGCTGTTCAATTCGATGAGGACCCTTGTGAATTCGCCATTCTTACCAACAGCGGCATCTACTCGGTGCGTCGCAGGCGTTTCGTGGACATTTTTGCCAACACCATGAGGGTCACTGTTGGAGAGGAGAGCCTCGACAAGGACATCCGCAAATTTATTCAGCTTTACGGCCGCGTTGAAACAGTCTCGGCTGCGCTGGCTGTTGCTTGCGGTCAAGGCACCGATCTCAGGACAGGTACCAGCAGGGTGATGGACCAGGGGACCGCAGATCGTGCAAAGTCGGTCTTTGTCAACTTTGGTGGGCAGCCTCTGCTTGCCGAGTCCGACGGAGCCATCTCGCCAGAGTCGGTCAAATTGTCATCTCGCCATGACGCCCTGGCTCTGTACCTCACGCGTTTAATTCGCAGCTTGTGGAAAGCCAAGGTTATAACCGCAAGAGTCGATGCCAACGCTGTTGGCGGTGTTGTTGTCAGTTCCACAATCTCGACAGCCAAGCTGACAATAGTCCAAGAAAACATCGAGAGGCTGCGCAACTTCTTGAACACAAACAAGGGAATCATCCAGGGACTCTCGGGCCCAGCAGATCTGCAAAGAGTCAGCAGTCGTCAGGAAGAGGTTGCTCTTCAGGCCGAGCACCAGGCGCTTCATGCCCTCCAAAAGCTTATGGAGAGCATATCCGAGGGCATCTCCTTCGTTTTAATGCTTTTCGACGAGCGTGTTACCGACATCTTTTTGCGCTTGGAGAGCAACACCCGGGACGAGCTTAAGGAGCTTACATACGAAAGTCTcttctcccagccagccgggAAGGACTTGGCCAAGCTACTTGTCAAAGCTATTGTTAACCGCAATATTGAAAGTGGCTCGAATGTGGAGACGGTGGCTGATGCACTGCGTAGGCGGTGCGGCAGCTTCTGCAGCCCTGACGACGTAATCATTTTCAAAGCGCAGGAGCAGCTGAAGCGGGCGTCTGAGCAGACCCTGAACCACAGTTCCCAGCGCACTCTGCTTAGTGAGAGCTTGAGGCTTTTTGAGCGTGTTGCTGGCAACCTCACGTACGCCAACCTCCGGAGCGCCGCAGAACAGTACACCGACTTGAAGTACTATGCAGGTGCCATCAGGTTATGCTTGGTTGTGGCAAAGGAGAAAGACCGTGGCAATGCAGCTCTCGCATGGATAAACGAGAACAAGCCGGCCAACGACCCGAGGGAGAAGATACATACTGAGCGACAGCGCTGCTACGACCTTGTCCACGCCGTACTGGAGCGGTTGGATGCAGAATCCTCCAAAGAGCCCGAGCTTGTGGATGGGAAGCCTTCTCTTGCCGCCACCAAGCGCATGGAAGCCTACTCCGTTGTCAACGACTCGGACGACGAAGTTTTCCACTTTGGCCTTTATGCCTGGTACGTCGAGCAAAACTGGACTGACCGCATTCTTGCAATCGACTCGCCCCACGTCATAACGTTCCTCAAGCGCCTGGCAGGATCAGACGTTCGTCACGCAGAGCTGCTGTGCAGGTTTTACACCCACAGGGGGCAGTTCTACGATGCGGCTCAAGTGCAGGCCGAGCTTGCCAACTCCGAGTTTGACATTGGCATCAAAGACCGCATCACTCTCCTCAGTCGCGCCAAGGGCAACGCAAGCGTAATGGGTGCGGGAGGCAAcaggcagcaacaacagtTATTGAGTCATGAAATCTCAGAGCTCCTTGAAATTGCGCACATTCAGGATGATCTGCTGGAGAGGTTGAAGGCCGATCCTCGCATTGCAGACGAACGGAAGATGGAGATTGAAAAGGTCCTGGACGGCCAAATACAGGGCCTGACTGAG CTTTTCAACACATATGCGGACCCGGCATGCTATTACGACCTTTGTCTGCTTGTCTACCATGCAGCCGACTACCACAACACTAGGCTCATCGCTGACACCTGGAAAAACCTCATCGACGCCACGCACAGGGAAATCCTTGAACGCCACGAGGCTTATAATGAATATGAGAACAGTGGGGGACGACTCCCGCCTGGTGTCACCGTACCACCGTCACCACCACCCTTGCCATACGAGGCGGTTTCGATGCAGATCCAGAACATTGCGCATCGCACCTCTCTGGACACCATGATCTTCCCCATAGACACCCTGCTGCCAATTGTGTGCGAGTACGCCGTCGCGGAGAGCCAGGATGAGAGCATCGGGGCTGATAACTCCTGGCCTGTACTGCTCTTCCTCCAGCTGCAGGTATCGCAGTCGGTGATTGTCAAGATTCTGGAGCGCATCTTTGATGCTCAGGAGGCCCCCTTCACTGGGCGGAAGAAGAGAATCGTTGCCGAGTGGATCAACGCGGCCGTCGAGTCGTGGCTGCGCGAGGTCGAGAGGCAGGGCAGCGGGAAGCAGGACGGTGCTCTCTCATCATGGGTGTTTGAGCTCCTGGGCCGGGTCGACGAGGAGATGTTGCAGCTCGCCAGAAGCGTCAGGGACAGCAGTGTGAAACAGAGCGCCGAAAAGGTTGGGTTCCGGGCTCGCCAGCTGCGGAACACGGTAGATAGGGCGATGAGGAGCACAAACGTGACGGGCTCGATGAGGTATCTATGA
- a CDS encoding 3-ketoacyl-CoA reductase has translation MDSLTTALGSVPQVVQWALAGVGALYISAKVLSYLHLVLNLFILGGTNLSKYGKKGSWAVVTGASDGLGKEFASQLAAKGFNIVLVSRTESKLKELAKELEAKNGSLKTKVLAMDYEQDNDDDYEKLGQLLSGLDVAILINNVGRSHSIPVPFLQTPREELQNIVTINCLGTLKTTQVVAPIMAQRKRGLILTMGSFGGWMPTPFLATYSGSKAFLQHWSTSLAEELRSSGVDVHLVLSYLIVSAMSKVRRPSAMVPTPRAFVRSALGKIGCATQNVAYTYTPWWSHAIMQWWVENTIGIGSKIGLQVNLKMHKDIRTRALKKAEREAKKA, from the exons ATGGATAGCTTGACAACCGCACTGGGCAGCGTGCCACAAGTCGTGCAGTGGGCCCTTGCTGGAGTAGGAGCTCTCTACATCTCGGCCAAGGTCTTGAGTTACCTGCACCTGGTCTTGAACCTTTTCATTCTTGGCGGCACCAAC CTCAGCAAATATGGTAAAAAGGGCAGTTGGGCGGTTGTCACCGGCGCCTCGGACGGTCTCGGTAAAGAGTTTGCCTCGCAACTCGCAGCCAAAGGCTTCAACATTGTCCTTGTCTCCCGCACCGAATCGAAGCTCAAGGAACTTGCGAAAGAGCTCGAGGCCAAGAATGGCAGCCTGAAGACCAAGGTTCTGGCGATGGACTACGAGCAGGACAACGACGATGACTACGAGAAACTGGGCCAACTCCTTAGTGGCCTGGATGTCGCCATCCTGATCAACAATGTCGGCCGCAGCCACTCGATCCCCGTGCCATTCCTCCAGACCCCGCGCGAGGAGCTGCAGAATATTGTAACCATCAACTGCCTTGGCACACTCAAGACTACCCAGGTTGTGGCTCCCATCATGGCTCAGCGCAAGCGGGGTCTGATTCTCACCATGGGCTCATTCGGCGGCTGGATGCCTACGCCATTCCTGGCTACCTACAGCGGCAGCAAGGCATTCCTGCAGCACTGGAGCACCTCGCTCGCTGAGGAGCtccgcagcagcggcgtcgACGTCCACCTGGTCCTCAGCTACCTCATCGTGTCCGCCATGAGCAAAGTGCGCCGCCCCAGCGCTATGGTCCCGACGCCTCGAGCTTTCGTGCGCTCGGCCTTGGGCAAGATTGGATGTGCTACTCAGAACGTAGCCTACACTTATACTCCGTGGTGGAGCCATGCCATTATGCAGTGGTGGGTTGAGAACACTATCGGCATTGGTAGCAAGATCGGATTGCAGGTCAACCTGAAGATGCACAAGGACATTCGCACTCGTGCGCTGAAGAAGGCGGAGAGGGAGGCAAAGAAGGCTTGA
- a CDS encoding transmembrane domain-containing protein — MASLSNLMPPLDNGLLPAYLMLVSVLAIGNALQNFTTLHYSRRIYNGLFVSNPALKRKERTDENPRHNPEDSINKLVPASSTGKDVEKANDQLTPLAARLFAVWTLITGVVRLYTAYDVSNPALYQLSVLTHFLAGGHFLSELLVFKTCRPSVPVLFPIFAGSTGFIWMTLQYTHYVGPFTLPLFR, encoded by the exons ATGGCTTCTCTCAGCAACCTCATGCCCCCACTTGACAATGGGCTCCTGCCCGCGTATCTGATGTTG GTTTCCGTTCTCGCTATCGGCAACGCCTTGCAGAACTTCACCACTCTTCACTACAGCCGGCGTATCTACAATGGCCTTTTCGTGTCAAACCCCGCGCTGAAGCGCAAGGAGCGTACCGATGAAAACCCAAGGCACAACCCCGAGGACAGCATCAACAAGCTCGTCCCTGCATCGAGCACCGGCAAGGACGTTGAGAAGGCCAACGACCAGCTCACCCCCCTTGCAGCCCGTTTGTTTGCGGTGTGGACGCTCATCACCGGCGTTGTGCGTCTGTATACCGCCTACGACGTTTCCAACCCGGCTCTATACCAGCTCTCTGTTCTTACGCACTTCCTCGCCGGTGGACACTTTCTTTCCGAGCTTCTCGTCTTCAAGACATGCCGCCCGAGTGTTCCCGTTCTCTTCCCGATCTTTGCCGGGTCGACTGGATTTATCTGGATGACTCTGCAGTACACTCACTACGTCGGCCCTTTCACCCTGCCATTGTTCAGGTGA
- a CDS encoding galactose-1-phosphate uridylyltransferase, with amino-acid sequence MPDKILDDISHRRYNPLTGTWLLVSPHRTKRPWQGQQEAPSKSELPQYDPSCYLCPGNTRAQGDSNPKYEKTFVFVNDYSAVKETQAHYAPEEKTDDVASLLLKADAATGRCYVLTFSAVHNVTLADMKPQEIVPVIDLWTDLYASHVCPTSPLGTAAATVRQKLSIVPECQMSQPSQQLRYMTIFENKGAAMGCSNPHPHCQIWTTSSLPEEPGKELDQMSKYRREHGRHMLGDYVKLEIEKGERVVWQNDSFLIVCPWWAVWPFEVLVLAKRHVRALVDLSTDERLHFAEAIQEVTRRYDNLFETNFPYSSGIHQAPIDCSEEEAESSWFHMHFYPPLLRSATVKKFLVGYELLAEPQRDITPEQAAARLRACGGELYRNSL; translated from the exons ATGCCTGACAAGATTCTTGACGACATCTCCCATCGGAGGTACAATCCTTTGACTGGCACATGGCTCCTCGTCTCGCCGCATCGCACAAAACGACCCTGGCAAGGTCAGCAGGAAGCGCCTTCCAAGAGCGAGCTTCCACAGTATGACCCGTCTTGCTATCTCTGCCCAGGGAATACACGCGCCCAGGGCGACAGCAACCCGAAATACGAGAAGACATTTGTCTTTGTCAACGACTACAGCGCCGTCAAGGAGACACAGGCACACTATGCGCCAGAGGAAAAGACCGATG ATGTTGCCTCGCTCCTCCTCAAGGCGGACGCTGCCACTGGCCGTTGCTATGTGTTGACATTCTCGGCCGTGCACAATGTCACCCTGGCCGACATGAAGCCCCAAGAAATCGTCCCCGTAATTGATCTCTGGACGGATCTCTACGCCTCGCACGTTTGTCCGACTAGCCCCTTGGGTACGGCTGCCGCTACCGTGCGTCAGAAACTCTCGATAGTCCCCGAGTGCCAAATGTCGCAGCCATCGCAACAACTACGATACATGACGATATTTGAGAACAAGGGAGCTGCGATGGGTTGCTCGAACCCCCACCCCCATTGTCAAATATGGACGACGTCGAGCTTGCCAGAGGAACCAGGCAAGGAATTGGATCAAATGTCCAAGTACCGTCGGGAACATGGACGTCATATGCTTGGTGACTACGTCAAGTTGGAGATCGAGAAGGGCGAGCGTGTCGTTTGGCAGAACGACAGCTTCTTGATTGTTTGTCCGTGGTGGGCAGTTTGGCCTTTCGAGGTTCTGGTCCTTGCGAAGCGACATGTTCGGGCCTTGGTGGATCTGTCGACCGACGAGAGGCTTCATTTTGCTGAGGCCATCCAGGAAGTCACTCGGCGATATGACAACTTGTTCGAGACAAACTTCCCATACA GCTCTGGAATACACCAGGCGCCCATTGACTGCAGTGAAGAAGAGGCCGAGAGCAGCTGGTTCCACATGCATTTCTACCCGCCGCTGCTTCGCTCAGCTACCGTGAAGAAGTTCCTTGTTGGATATGAGCTTTTGGCCGAGCCTCAACGCGACATTACCCCTGAACAAGCCGCGGCTCGTTTGAGGGCCTGCGGCGGAGAGCTGTACCGCAACTCTCTATAA
- a CDS encoding transcriptional adapter 2, which produces MGVIRKKTAARGAEGGVKYHCDVCSVDITSTVRIRCAHSACNDYDLCVNCFAQGSSSSNHQPATHPYRVIEQNSFPIFEEDWGADEELLLLEGAEIYGLGSWADIADHIGGYRHKDEVRDHYINAYVNSPRFPLPKRCSPHDNELANQTTREEFQARKKQRIEERRDAAKNAPALQPKTKPTASVPSCHEIQGYMPGRLEFETEHANEAEEAVQLMQFDPGDGINPRTGELEPETELKLTVMEVYNCRLTQRVERKKVIFEHNLLDYRENSKLEKKRSKEERDLLNKAKPFARMMNHDDFEAFSQGLIDELNLRQAITQLQEWRSLRIGDLKSGEKYEQEKAARIQKAIPLGSMDRDRLATNQRSKAPPPPDPPSGAALLVAPEMPARLATKGSHGNSLASENVEHAASNGDAVKSEVHANGGTNGDTGSVIVANGDSTVNGVTANGLVKKEKFELQPIPTLTPLQFTLDQTPDLQVLTPDEVKLCELLRIQPKPYLMIKEQLLKEALKTNGTLKKKQAKEICRLDNAKGSRIFEFFVNSGWVGKA; this is translated from the exons atgggtgtcatACGGAAAAAGACAGCTGCTAGAGGCGCTGAAGGCGGGGTTAAGTATCACTGCGACGTCTGCTCCGTTGACATCACATCCACG GTTCGAATCAGGTGTGCTCACAGCGCATGCAATGACTACGACCTTTGCGTCAACTGCTTTGCCCAAGGCTCATCGAGCAGTAACCACCAGCCTGCGACACATCCCTACCGAGTCATAGAACAAAACTCGTTTCCGATATTTGAAGAAGACTGGGGTGCCGATGAAGAGCTACTTCTCCTCGAGGGCGCAGAGATATATGGGCTGGGATCATGGGCAGACATTGCAGACCACATCGGCGGCTACCGTCACAAAGATGAGGTTCGCGATCACTACATAAACGCCTATGTGAACTCTCCACGATTTCCGCTTCCAAAACGATGTAGTCCACACGacaacgagctggccaaccaGACAACCCGCGAAGAGTTTCAAGCACGGAAGAAACAGCGCATCGAGGAACGTCGCGATGCTGCCAAGAATGCTCCTGCTCTGCAACCCAAGACCAAACCCACAGCCTCGGTGCCATCATGCCATGAAATTCAAGGATACATGCCCGGTCGTTTGGAGTTTGAGACGGAGCACGCCAATGAAGCCGAAGAGGCCGTGCAGCTTATGCAGTTTGACCCTGGCGATGGCATCAACCCGCGCACTGGGGAGCTCGAGCCTGAGACTGAACTCAAGTTGACTGTCATGGAAGTTTACAATTGCCGCCTCACCCAGCGTGTCGAGCGCAAGAAGGTTATCTTTGAACACAATCTACTGGACTATAGAGAGAACAGCAAGTTGGAGAAGAAGCGGTCGAAGGAGGAGAGGGATCTACTCAACAAGGCCAAACCTTTTGCGCGGATGATGAACCACGATGATTTCGAAGCATTCTCGCAAGGTCTGATTGATGAATTGAATCTGAGGCAAGCGATCACACAACTACAGGAATGGCGCAGCCTGAGGATAGGCGACCTGAAAAGTGGTGAAAAATACGAGCAAGAAAAAGCAGCACGTATTCAGAAAGCCATCCCGCTGGGGTCCATGGATCGCGATCGACTGGCCACAAATCAGCGAAGCAAGGCGCCACCGCCCCCCGATCCACCCAGCGGTGCTGCTCTACTTGTCGCGCCCGAAATGCCTGCAAGGCTGGCTACCAAGGGTTCTCACGGGAATTCACTAGCGAGCGAGAACGTAGAGCACGCTGCTTCAAACGGCGATGCTGTCAAGAGCGAGGTTCATGCCAATGGTGGGACGAATGGCGACACGGGCAGTGTCATCGTGGCCAATGGCGATAGCACGGTCAACGGAGTCACTGCTAATGGTCTCGTCAAGAAGGAGAAATTTGAGCTTCAGCCGATCCCCACCTTGACGCCGTTGCAGTTTACTCTTGATCAGACCCCAGACCTGCAGGTTCTGACGCCGGATGAGGTAAAGCTCTGCGAACTGTTGCGCATCCAGCCGAAGCCTTATCTCATGATCAAGGAGCAGTTGCTCAAGGAGGCACTGAAGACGAACGGAACATTGAAAAAGAAGCAAGCCAAGGAGATCTGTCGCCTTGACAACGCCAAGGGCAGCAGGATTTTTGAGTTTTTCGTCAATTCTGGATGGGTTGGCAAGGCTTAG